AGAAAACATCTTCATTACCACCACAAGTAATAAGCAATTTACCAATGTATCCCTCTTACCCATTTAATGCTCTGACGTTAAGTGCCCCAGGTAGAGAAATGAATGCTTTCTATTTGTAACATCTGGGCATACTTTCATAACACAATCCTTTCATCTAGCAACAATGCTACAGTCATTAATACATTTAGATATACATTGGCCTGCTTAATTCAGTCATTTTCTCTTAAACACATATGAGGTTATTCGAAACTTTGTAAAGGGTATACCATCACTAACAGCCAAAGTCTTAGGATAGGTTGTTGCATAACAATAAGGGCCATGTATTGACAAAATTAGATCCCCACTTATTGTAGAACTaaaactcctatgatgctttgccagcctacaATGGCTTTGGAATTTACCTACTGAAGGCCAGAGGAATGCAGTCAGTGTTACTACTTGGACTCATTTCCATAGATCGTCTTCGAGCACGTAAGCTCCCAAATCTACTTGCATAAAGCTAGTGTTGCTACGCATAGTGGAATGTTAATATTTTCTCCAGTCTTGACAGAGAATGACGAAAACCCATTTTTGAGCTGAAAGTGCCAGGTAAATGAAAGGCATTCCATTTCATAAGTAGTTGCATAGATATATTGGCACAAAGAAAGCACCATGTGACTTTGTAAGATCTGGCACCTAAGGCTGGGTGTTAGTGCAGTTTAACCCTCATGTGCTGCAATAATAGAATAAATGAATTATATtcttttttcttgctttttataTAAAAGAATGAGATCACTTTAGAATTGGTAAGGTTAGTAAATTAATGGATAACAATTTAAAAAGCTTTCGATTTAGAATATTAAAAAGGTACACTTCTTGTTTAAGAACCTTTTAAAGAACTAATAAAATCAAACATAATGCCTGCACCATTACACAATGCATTAATAGTTCCTGATTATTTCTAAAGCTGCTAAACCCAATTACAATTTTTGCATGGACACAGTGCTCACACTTTTCATCTGTCCGGTACAGCGAAATGCTGGGAGAACAAACTAAATAAATCACATGATCTGAACACCTCTGACATAACATTTTTCTAGCTTTGTTATGCAACTGCAAAATGGCCATCTCCATACTGAAACTGAGAGATCTTTAAGTGGTGTAGTTACTGCTAATGTTTAAAATGCTTATATCATGTAAATATGGCCAGACTGCACTCTTTGGACATTCATTCATAAATTCCAATTGGAGATTTTTTATAAAACAGTATTTTACTGTATATACAACACAAAGGAACAcacaatatgtatgtatatctctgtTCTACTAATTGTGAGATTGCCATCCCCAGCATTATGGGAAATCACCAAGATGATTGCAACTCTCAAAGAGCCAGATGCAAATTTCAGATAAATGTATAGTTACAGAAATTGTAATATGTACCAGaactatatttttattaaatattatctaAAGATGTCATTGAGTTCAGTAAAGACAAGCCAACTTTAATGTCTTAATTATGTCTTTAAATCAAGATGTGCACCTTTTAATACTCCGCATCAGAACCCAAAACCCAAATTGGTTGTCAAATGTTCTGTTCCTAAAGTGTATACTGGGTTCTTACAAAACTATTTTGTTCCAAGGAATAAAAAGTTGTTGTGCTTTTTGCTCACATAAAACGGTATAAAGCAATATTTTCACAAACAATCACAATTTCACACAAAGCTCATTTGCACTCCCAGTTCACATGGGGGAGAGTCGGTTATCCCTGTGCAGTTGCTAGAACGCAATACTTGGGGACATGTGCTATAAGAAAGGCTGGATGCGTCACAACACACGTAACCAAAAATTCCTGCTCTAGGGAGCAGAGCAATGGATTAGAAACCCGTATCTCTCCCTCCTGTGCATATAAAATTtcattacaaaagaaaaaaagttataattTGTTGCAGTTATAGACTCTTGGTCTTTGCTAATGTGCTTTAGCGTGTCGCAAAGTGACAACCAAGagtagaaaaaagtaaaaaaaaaaacaagaacagaTAATTATGAGACTTTTAACCCCCTCATGATATTACACACAAGCTGTGTCATATATATCATGGGATTTGCCTAACTTTGTCACAAAGTGTTTAAAGAACAGATAAATTAAATCCccaataacatttttatttaaatagttttataaatCCAGTGTATAGAAAGTGCTATAAAGGAGCCCAACACCCAGAAAGACCTCTGGGTTTCCAAGTAGGTCACATCAGGATGGTTGTATACTGACGCTGTTTTCAAATGGCACTGCAGGGTATATATTTGGATTTAGTATCAGCCCTTGAGGTGACTATGTGCTGAGAAGATTCTCTGTTACGACCGCTGGCCTGTGATGCGGTTAGCGGCACTGGCTTTCCGTGGCTAGATTGGTTCAGTATAGGTGTTCACATTGCAGTACATTTCTTCGGAGAAGAATCATCTGCATTTGCCATTTTCCTGATACTCTCTACAGATGACGACAGAAAGCAAAACAAAATGGTTACTTATCAAGGGcagcagactacagatcaggttgAGAGAAATACTCTAAGCTtagcaaagaaacatagaaaccatGTAATGGAAATAGTAACATTTAGTTACTTCTTCTGGGTAGTCAGGTAgattttcattcatttgaatctgTTTACCCCTTGTATCATACATGTGTTAGGTGATAAATGTAAATGTGTgtacagtttttggttttcttgtttctttatgttggattattttcctttttattgtatAGCATTCAGTTTTCTAGGGCAGATGTAGACAACCTTTGGCAGTCCATATGTTACGGACATCTCCTCTGATGCTTTACTAGCATTATGGCTGCGAGAGCATTAAGGgacatgtagttcacaacatctggtgtgccaaaggttgcctacccctgttctagtggTTATGACCTTCCAACATTTGAGTAGAGATATATTTTATCTTCTAAACTTACACAATGGTCGAAATCGTTCTTGCTGTTTAACCCAATAAATGGACACCATTTTTAGACTTTGTTGTAATACAAATATTTCAGATTACTTTAGTGAGCATTCAGCATAGAGCAGACCAAACTACATCACTGACCTGCAAGGTCTCTCCTGTCAATACCGACCAGCCCCTCATACAGTCCTTTTACTGGGTTTTCGCCAGCCATTATGACACCATGCAGCCAGATCAATAGCATTCTATGACCATGGTCCCGGTAGCTTTTAGTTCCTGGTGTCAAAACAGCAAGTTGCCATGTTAGATATTGTGTTACATCTGTGCTTACAAAGCAAGATGCAAACTTGATGCAagcagtaagaaaaaaaataaaattataaaacaataaaaaaacctaCACAGGGACATGACAAAATTAGACCCTGGGCCCTTTGAAGACcaaatatatgtgtattaagtaaatgttaaatagaattttaaaattaaaaaaaaaaactgtctgggATATTTTCTCCAGTGAGAATTGCAGAGAAAAGTAaatgtcaaaatatattttttcaattcaaAGTCAATATTGTTGTTTGTTTTGATTATATAgggattacatttgaaattcatgaaaattcttactttaatgaataaccccgtGTCTATTCCTTTGGTTGTGTGTAGTGTAAAGATCTGTGTGTtacaatgcatgtttgtatttgagtgtgtAAAGTCAGTGTGAATACACCTGTGCGTTGTCTGTGTGGAtgcttgtgcttttttttttttttttgcatataatgTCAGTATGATTGGTGTGAAGTGTGAATGGAAGGACACATTTAAAGAAATGTATGTTAAAACCGTTACATATTTGTATGTACTTCCATGTTATCAGTGTCAAAGCAAAAGTGTATGtaatgttagtgagtgtaagtcTTGCAGTATAATTTTTTTGGTAGTGCCAGAGAGTATACAATGCAGACATTTACTTTCATGTAgcgtttgtgtgtaatgttgatgTGTGATTGTAAGGGTCTGTTTGTGATAAATGTAAAGGTGTATTTTTGTGGAGGACTTGTGTGTGTGAACACAGGGGAGTGATGGTATATGAATGTCCTGCAGGGCATATATTTGGATTTAGTATAATTAGTGTGGGAAGTCTGTATGAATGCAGGCATAGATTTGTATgcattgtctgtgtgtgaatgcaggagtaGGTTTGAGCAGTTTGTATGAGAACGTAGGAGTATATCTGTATggagtcagtgtgagtgtgatttCAGGGATGTATATTTAAGTGTGTGTGAATATAAAGTGTGTATTTAAAATCAGTGTCCGCATGTTAATAATGAGGTGTGTGTTTATAGGcaagtgtttttttaattttgttattagGACTCCACAACCAACTTCTAAGTCTCGGTCTCTCTCAATCTTTCccactgtatatgtgtgtcttccCATTACCCCCCTCTTTTGTCTGTCACCCTTGTCTCCCCTTTTGTGACTCTCTATCTAACACAATTTGACACTCCTCTTCACCACTTCTGTCCGCCCTCACACCCCACTCACCTGTGCCTCTATGTCACCTCACACTTCTCCTTCCCAAACAACCCATTTGTCTTACATCACACCTTTGTCTAACCCACATGTCAAAACACAACTGTAGGAAGTGGTAGACCCTCACGCCTTCATCCCACATATGCCTCCGCCATTTTCACCCCTAGCCTGTTTCTTTGCACCAACCTGATTTTTCCTCCCTCCATCTTGTGTAAGCATCATACCTCAAAGGGATCTGCTGTGCCTGCCAGGTCGTTGCTTGTTCTCACTGTTCATGCATGCTGTGAGAGCTCTCCGTGTAAAAGGAGAGAGCAGAGGATGTGATGTCACTTTCCATCCCAACCTCTAATTCACACAGAGCAATGTGCAGGTAAAGCAAAGAGGAGGCCTGGCACTGAGAGAGAGCtggtatgctgccaggtctcacactgAGCAGGAAAATTAATTTGCCTTCATATGCCCCCTGCAATCTTTCGCTGAAATTTCTCAAGATGATGCCTTTGAGGTTGGGGAGATTTTTAATATCCGCAGCAAAAGCATCGTTATGCAGCTGGGTCCCTGACTGCCTTGGATCAATGACTGATGTTCCCGAGTGGTCAATCAGCCTCTGAATCTACAAATACTAGCACCATAGCTCCACTCAATTCAATCCTCTTGTAAGTGGTCAGAAAAGGGTACAACAGAGCAGCACAAAGCCTATACACTCCTGAATAAAAACAAAGCCTTTATGATTTATGTACAGTGATTCCAATGAAAACATGATTTTCTAGGAGAATGTCAATGCTTCTTTACTGCCAGTGTGAAATACGGTTTAATTACCTTCCTTTTAGCTACATCATACAACAGACAAAATACACTTTCACAGCCCTTTTCCCTTGATCAATCAATGTAGAAACTCTCTGCACCTGTCCACTGCTGCTCTATAGCCCGTATGTGCGCATCAGTAAATTTCCAGTGCTGTGCCAGCTTTTTCCACTCGTTGGGTTTAAGGTATTTTGTTGCTAGTCTCCAGATAACAGACCGGATGTGCTGTGTTTCCAGACGATGGTCCTGTCTAAAGGTCAGGTTTCTGGGCACCCACGAATCAGAATCACTGTTCATATTGTCCTGTGATAACGAGGAGTAGAAACGTTCTATTTATCACACCTTGCCATCATTACGATTATGGTTATGACAAGCATCCCTGCATGGTTACGACACTATGTTAATGTTACTATATGGGAAGCTTCACTTGCAATGACACATTTTATGCAGTATTATCCACTAAAGTGAAAATCATCAGGAGTTAGTCTCTGAAACGTGTATCTACAATGTAAATTGTGTACCTTCTCCCACTTATAGAAACGATCTGCCTTGATGATCATGTCTGCAAGGTTGATATGATTGCCACGTGCAGCCACATCAAGCGATGTCTTCCCTTGCTGGAAAGAGAAATGATGAGATAACAACATAATATGCAACATAGTCTCCTGCGGATGGGTATAAATGGTTTGTTTATTGCACCTTATCCTGCAGCTTCAGGTTTACTCCAGCAATGAGGATCATTTCAGCCATATCTTGTCGTCCATTCTCAGCCGCAATATGAAGAGGAGTCTGAAGCCTCTGTGAGAAAACaaagatatttatatatacatatacacacacacactctctctccagGTTAATATGCCTGCACCCTATCTGAAGTGTTCTGAAACCATAAGGTGCCTGTTAGAGTAAGTCCCATTAAACTCTCCCACCCTTCTTTCTGAGTCTCACTATTCTTCTCCCACATTTCTATCTAACAGAATCTCACTGACTTTCTCCCATGTCCCTGTCTATGTGAGTCTTACTCTACGTCTCACATTGTTCTGAATGTGTCTCTCACTTGTTCCTGTGTACTTGTCTGTGAGACACCCTCTGCCTAACCTTTCTTCTGCTCTTGAGTTTTATTCTTGACTTTCCTTCTGCCTCTCAATCCTTTCCCTGTGACATTCTAACCTTCTAATTCTTTGATAGGGTAATTTGTATTTCGGTGTCCTACTTTCCCGTTGAGCTTTCTGTGAGCCTTTACACATCTCATCAGTACCTGCTGATACCATGGTTTAGGGGGTTAATAACCAATTCTTACATAGTCTGTGATATCCAGATCACACTCGCAGTCAATGAAAAGCTTGACTATGGACGAGAAGTTCCTCAGAACAGAGATATGCAGAGCAGATGAATTTTGCtgcaaaaaaagagaagaaaaaagaaatggtTTAGCGTTCACATATTTACTTCCAAGAGCAGTCTTTATTAAAGTTAATGTGGACTAATCTCTGAACAAACTCTTGAGACCAATCCTCATTAACATCAACATAAATTCACCTCCCGGAGATGATGACAATTTCAGGAAGAGTCATAGTAACAGCAAAACTTGCACAAGGAATGCAAAATGTAAATATCAGGCATTACCCAGATTAGTTCATTTTATATACACTGCTTGAAATCTGACAAAACCATGCACATCATTGGAAGTGTTAATTGGCAAAAAATGATGCAACAAAGGTATAGACGAGATAAATGCTGGTAATGAAAGAAAAGCCAAGGAAATCTATGAATATAGCCTCAGGTTACCTCCTCTCATTTAAAGGGAATATATAATGTGCTATTTTTGGATGAAGATGCTTCAATAACCTAAGTACCATTTAAATGTTCCAAAGAGTACTTAATGCTGGATTGTTTACCTTACAGAACGTGTAGCCCACAGAGCTGGACTTGAACAGACAAGTGTGTTTTTGTGCAAACTGTACTCACTTGATTTacggcattaatgttaatgtctGCATCAATAAGAGTTCTTGCAATGTCCACATGGCCGTGGAAAGCCGTATAATGGAGTGAGTTCATTCCTTTCTGCAGAACAAAAATGGCATTTTATATAGGCTGTGAAGTGGAGAAGTGAAACCCTGCCTTTAGTTCAATATTGTGAAAGTTTGCTAGCGTTGACTTGTAATTCAACCAGTAGAGGGCACATGAGTCACACTTACTTTAGTTTAACATTGTTTCAAACAGCTGATCAAGCATACTGTGTATAAAAAACAAGCCTATTTGAGTAGCTTCCCGTTAATCCCATTAGGGTTCAATCATAATTTTCTGATGTCTTACATATTACGTTCATACATGTGATTCATTGTTtttatgaaagaaaagaaaaatcaattACTTATTTTGTCACTAATCGGTTATACAAAAACTCCACAAATTATATTatttcaaaaaataaatgtaatgtgaTTTTATCGTATCCATTTCTCTCTGTCACTAATAGTCACTGTGAGTAACAAATTTGATAATACAGTGgggtttttttctctcttttttctcaaTCAGGCAGACTTAGAGGAAAATTAATTTTTATGTAATACAGTGTATACTATGTATACGATGTAATACAATGGTAACAAGTTcaacttttttttggggggggggaggaggatggGGATAATGGGGCAAGGTTTATAGTCACCCACAAGAAGCAGAAAAGGGGGAGGAGACATTACAGAGTTGTCTG
This Pelobates fuscus isolate aPelFus1 chromosome 3, aPelFus1.pri, whole genome shotgun sequence DNA region includes the following protein-coding sequences:
- the ANKDD1A gene encoding ankyrin repeat and death domain-containing protein 1A isoform X2, translating into MCFTFKFGMNALLLAAWFGHLRVLQILVNAGAKISCQNKDGLNILHCAAQRGHIKVLEFIMEDLENIKLDKVDKLGKTAFHLAAEHGKMEVVEFLIGSGCQHSLKDKEANTALHLAAKNGHVDILQRIVEIGVDLNEKNLEGLTALHLAAEGGHLDCIRILIDAGCDVNVQTEKGMNSLHYTAFHGHVDIARTLIDADININAVNQQNSSALHISVLRNFSSIVKLFIDCECDLDITDYRLQTPLHIAAENGRQDMAEMILIAGVNLKLQDKQGKTSLDVAARGNHINLADMIIKADRFYKWEKDNMNSDSDSWVPRNLTFRQDHRLETQHIRSVIWRLATKYLKPNEWKKLAQHWKFTDAHIRAIEQQWTGTKSYRDHGHRMLLIWLHGVIMAGENPVKGLYEGLVGIDRRDLAESIRKMANADDSSPKKCTAM
- the ANKDD1A gene encoding ankyrin repeat and death domain-containing protein 1A isoform X1, coding for MESALLCDDEILLYSEREFHNAAKTNNVEKMRQLIQKGVDVRAKNSVDRTGLHWAAGAGHEQVVRLLLEHDVPLDEEDSFGMNALLLAAWFGHLRVLQILVNAGAKISCQNKDGLNILHCAAQRGHIKVLEFIMEDLENIKLDKVDKLGKTAFHLAAEHGKMEVVEFLIGSGCQHSLKDKEANTALHLAAKNGHVDILQRIVEIGVDLNEKNLEGLTALHLAAEGGHLDCIRILIDAGCDVNVQTEKGMNSLHYTAFHGHVDIARTLIDADININAVNQQNSSALHISVLRNFSSIVKLFIDCECDLDITDYRLQTPLHIAAENGRQDMAEMILIAGVNLKLQDKQGKTSLDVAARGNHINLADMIIKADRFYKWEKDNMNSDSDSWVPRNLTFRQDHRLETQHIRSVIWRLATKYLKPNEWKKLAQHWKFTDAHIRAIEQQWTGTKSYRDHGHRMLLIWLHGVIMAGENPVKGLYEGLVGIDRRDLAESIRKMANADDSSPKKCTAM